The nucleotide sequence CGCACCTCGCCGCTACGCTGCTGCGCGGCTATCGCCCCGTCTGGCACCTGCACGAGTTCCCGCCTGACCGGCTCGACGCGGTCTGGAAAACGCTGGCCGGCGCCATACCCCACGCGACGATCGCGGTATCGCATTCCGTGGCGGACGCCTGGCGGATGCCGCGGTTCCCCGCCCCGAGGGTCGCGCTCAACGGCGTTGATACGGAGCGATTCCAGCCTGCGCCCCGGACGCACTGGATCCACGACCAGCTGAATCTTCCGCACCAGGTGCGGCTCATCGGCATGCCGGCCGTCTTCGCGCGGTGGAAGGGGCATCTGCTGGTCGTCGAAGCCTTCGAGCGGATCGCGGCGGAACAACCCGACGCTCATCTCGTCCTGGTGGGAAGCCCGATCTACGACACCGCGGCCGAGCGTGGTTACGGTGAGGAGTTGGTCCGAAGAGTGCGGCGTTCGTCGCTTCCCGGCCCCTTCACGGCCCAGCCGCTGCACGAGAGGATCCACTTCCTGAAGTTCCAGACCGAGCCGTGGCGGCTCTATCCGGAGTTCGACCTCGTGGTGCACTTCTCGACCCGGCCGGAGCCGTTCGGGCGCGTGATCGTGGAGGCCATGGCGTCAGGGGTGCCCGTCATCGCCGCGGACGCGGGCGGCCCGCGCGAGATCGTCGAGCACGGGGTGACCGGGTGGCTCGCGCCGCCGCGCGACGTGCGGAGGCTGAGCGAGC is from Gemmatimonadales bacterium and encodes:
- a CDS encoding glycosyltransferase family 4 protein, producing MAGAGEARLGVACLSVSAALGGSEWVLFDFASRARAHGIEPLVVLPKPGPLGDALKQAGVPVTVAAAPADFLELSQRAALSAEGILRFGRGVWRWSRAIGAELDRLSTLPAGRPTVLYSNGFKAHLAATLLRGYRPVWHLHEFPPDRLDAVWKTLAGAIPHATIAVSHSVADAWRMPRFPAPRVALNGVDTERFQPAPRTHWIHDQLNLPHQVRLIGMPAVFARWKGHLLVVEAFERIAAEQPDAHLVLVGSPIYDTAAERGYGEELVRRVRRSSLPGPFTAQPLHERIHFLKFQTEPWRLYPEFDLVVHFSTRPEPFGRVIVEAMASGVPVIAADAGGPREIVEHGVTGWLAPPRDVRRLSELMVTGLAADRQAMGTAARRAAVERFSADRYAGDVAAILRAASRRLIFGREEGL